Proteins from a single region of Streptomyces glaucescens:
- a CDS encoding condensation domain-containing protein, producing MRISDIQRCEVRPGRLVEWTFSPATIAAAAALPPDPRPPAYIQESHVRTARSVRDDGLFVPTWLGTAFDLPGRADLDALERALRDWTLRHETLRSGFRWVGDDMHRFTLAEKDVALQREEVGDFADADALVRYLQDRFDVAADALGWPNLIYAAVLRDESTSVYMAFDHTNVDAYSLQRIPEEIHDLYTAGVTGRPVTGPAVGSYVDFCGQERADADGIDDTHAIVARWREFIGRCGGRLPEFPVDLGLQPGGVLPAQKLMCEPLLDADAAAAFEEHCRPYGGSLVGILAATSLIVHELGGQPYYRTVVPFHTRLKSAWSDSVGWYVGGAPIEVPATRDFGSALTAVRSELRANRSLARIPLARVLRLLGSDFRPTSPDLHSIVSYVDARLIPGAARWAEKKAYGLMRVSYGDQVCVWVNRLHEGLWLACRYPDTEVAYRNVRLYVEGLRELIASAPARDRLQVSEPAFS from the coding sequence GCACGTCAGAACGGCCAGGTCGGTACGTGACGACGGACTGTTCGTACCGACCTGGCTGGGCACGGCTTTCGACCTGCCGGGCCGCGCCGACCTCGACGCGCTGGAACGGGCGCTGCGCGACTGGACCCTGCGTCACGAGACGCTCCGCAGCGGCTTCCGGTGGGTCGGCGACGACATGCACCGGTTCACGCTCGCCGAGAAGGACGTGGCCCTGCAACGCGAGGAGGTCGGCGACTTCGCCGACGCGGACGCGCTGGTCCGCTACCTGCAGGACCGGTTCGACGTCGCGGCGGACGCGCTCGGCTGGCCGAACCTCATCTACGCGGCGGTCCTGCGCGACGAATCCACCAGCGTGTACATGGCCTTCGACCACACCAACGTCGACGCCTACTCCCTCCAGCGCATCCCGGAGGAGATCCACGACCTCTACACGGCGGGCGTCACGGGGCGGCCCGTCACCGGCCCGGCCGTGGGGAGTTACGTCGACTTCTGCGGCCAGGAGCGGGCGGACGCGGACGGGATCGACGACACGCACGCCATCGTGGCCCGCTGGCGGGAGTTCATCGGCCGGTGCGGCGGGCGGCTCCCGGAGTTCCCCGTCGACCTCGGACTGCAGCCCGGCGGCGTACTGCCCGCCCAGAAGCTGATGTGCGAGCCCCTCCTCGACGCGGACGCGGCCGCCGCGTTCGAGGAGCACTGCCGGCCCTACGGCGGCAGCCTGGTCGGCATCCTCGCCGCGACCAGCCTGATCGTCCACGAACTCGGCGGGCAGCCGTACTACCGCACGGTCGTCCCGTTCCACACCCGGCTGAAGTCCGCCTGGTCGGACTCCGTGGGCTGGTACGTGGGCGGCGCACCGATCGAGGTGCCCGCGACGCGGGACTTCGGCAGTGCCCTCACCGCCGTCCGCTCCGAGCTGCGGGCCAACCGGTCGCTGGCGCGCATCCCGCTGGCGCGCGTACTGCGCCTGCTCGGCTCGGACTTCCGCCCGACCTCCCCCGACCTGCACTCGATCGTGTCGTACGTCGACGCCCGCCTCATCCCCGGAGCGGCCCGCTGGGCCGAGAAGAAGGCGTACGGGCTGATGCGGGTGTCGTACGGCGACCAGGTGTGCGTCTGGGTCAACCGGCTGCACGAGGGCCTGTGGCTCGCCTGCCGTTACCCGGACACGGAGGTGGCCTACCGGAACGTGCGGCTGTACGTCGAGGGACTGCGCGAGCTGATCGCCTCCGCGCCGGCCCGGGACCGGCTCCAGGTCTCGGAACCGGCCTTCTCCTGA